A genomic window from Rhizobium sp. 007 includes:
- a CDS encoding LysE family translocator, producing MTQSLLVGAFLAALFYVLIPGPAFLQLLGIGAGQGRKAGAFFMMGHLVGDILWSALALVAIVGARTIGTFVFDLLGLLCGFYLAWIGWSAVTAKPKGDGQALVTVKRPFRRGLIFGVTNPKGYPVALATFTALVAGSAGALDFEALPLLLSVSFLGFVTADLILVAIIGAGAVRRFYRAHERLIVRCSGVLFMGFAAQALWHATPGLLGWRKA from the coding sequence ATGACGCAATCCCTGCTCGTCGGCGCCTTTCTGGCGGCTCTCTTTTATGTGCTCATTCCAGGCCCTGCGTTCCTTCAGCTTCTCGGCATCGGCGCCGGGCAGGGGCGAAAGGCTGGCGCCTTCTTCATGATGGGGCATCTTGTCGGTGATATTCTCTGGTCGGCGCTGGCGCTGGTTGCGATTGTCGGCGCGAGAACGATAGGCACCTTCGTCTTCGATCTGCTCGGATTGCTCTGCGGTTTCTATCTCGCTTGGATCGGCTGGAGCGCGGTAACGGCCAAGCCGAAAGGCGACGGGCAGGCCCTGGTGACGGTGAAGCGGCCCTTTCGCCGCGGGCTGATTTTCGGCGTGACCAATCCGAAAGGCTACCCGGTGGCGCTGGCGACCTTCACGGCACTGGTTGCCGGTTCGGCCGGTGCGCTCGATTTCGAGGCTTTGCCGCTGCTTCTCAGCGTATCCTTCCTAGGCTTCGTGACTGCCGATCTCATTCTTGTCGCCATTATAGGCGCAGGCGCCGTGCGGCGTTTCTACCGCGCGCATGAGCGGCTGATCGTCCGCTGCTCCGGCGTGCTCTTCATGGGATTTGCAGCCCAAGCACTCTGGCACGCAACGCCCGGCCTGCTTGGATGGCGCAAGGCCTGA
- a CDS encoding LysE family translocator encodes MDFLPSIATLLAFSAASLLLAATPGPDMTLSISRALSQGKKPALYVVLGTSLGIVVHTMLVAFGISALITASPTAFLVLKTGGAAYLLWLALQAIRFGSKLSVEQVSEAKGTPLSNISVGFWVNLLNPKVIIFFMTFLPQFVSAGDPAVTHKLLFLGFFFILIGMPVNALVVLASDWLAGWLQKNRKILRGMDYTFAGVFSIFAVKIFLTQAR; translated from the coding sequence ATGGATTTCCTGCCGAGCATTGCGACCCTTCTCGCCTTTTCCGCGGCCAGCCTGCTTCTTGCGGCCACGCCCGGACCGGACATGACGCTCTCGATCAGCCGCGCTCTATCTCAGGGCAAGAAGCCGGCACTCTACGTCGTCTTGGGCACCAGCCTCGGCATCGTGGTTCATACGATGCTGGTTGCTTTCGGCATCTCGGCGCTGATCACCGCCTCGCCGACCGCCTTCCTGGTTCTCAAAACCGGAGGTGCTGCCTATCTTCTTTGGCTGGCTCTTCAAGCGATCCGTTTCGGTTCGAAGCTTTCCGTCGAGCAGGTCAGCGAAGCCAAGGGCACGCCGCTTTCCAATATTTCCGTCGGCTTTTGGGTCAATCTTCTGAACCCGAAAGTCATCATCTTCTTCATGACCTTCCTGCCGCAATTCGTAAGCGCGGGCGATCCGGCGGTCACGCACAAGCTGCTCTTCCTCGGCTTTTTCTTCATCCTCATCGGCATGCCGGTGAACGCCCTTGTGGTTCTCGCTTCCGACTGGCTTGCGGGCTGGCTGCAGAAGAACAGGAAGATCCTGCGCGGAATGGACTACACTTTCGCGGGGGTCTTCTCGATCTTCGCCGTAAAGATATTTCTCACGCAGGCACGCTGA
- the typA gene encoding translational GTPase TypA gives MALRNIAIIAHVDHGKTTLVDELLKQSGSFRENQRVAERVMDSNDLEKERGITILAKATSVEWKGVRINIVDTPGHADFGGEVERILSMVDGAIVLVDASEGPMPQTKFVVGKALKVGLRPIVAINKIDRPDGRHEEVINEVFDLFANLDATDEQLDFPILYGSGRDGWMNVNPEGPKDQGLAPLLDLVLEHVPEPTVHEGPFTMIGTILEANPFLGRIITGRINSGSIKPNQPVKVLHADGKTIETGRISKILAFRGIERQPIEEAHAGDIIAIAGLSKGTVADTFCDPSITEPLQAQPIDPPTVTMSFIVNDSPYAGTEGDKVTSRVIRDRLFKEAEGNVALKIEESSEKDSFFVSGRGELQLAVLIETMRREGFELAVSRPRVVMHKDEATGEMLEPIEEVVIDVDEEHSGVVVQKMSERKAEMVELRPSGGNRVRLVFFAPTRGLIGYQSELLTDTRGTAVMNRLFHDYQPYKGEIGGRVNGVLLANDSGEAVAYALFNLEDRGPMIIDAGEKVYAGMIIGIHSRDNDLEVNVLKGKKLTNIRAAGKDEAVKLTPPIRMTLDRALSWIQDDELVEVTPKSIRLRKMYLDPNERKRFEKARYA, from the coding sequence ATGGCACTTCGCAACATCGCGATTATCGCTCACGTTGACCATGGCAAAACGACCCTGGTGGACGAGCTCCTGAAACAGTCCGGCTCGTTTCGTGAGAACCAGCGCGTTGCAGAACGCGTGATGGATTCGAACGACCTTGAAAAGGAGCGCGGCATCACCATTCTCGCCAAGGCGACCTCGGTCGAGTGGAAGGGTGTCCGCATCAACATCGTCGACACCCCGGGCCACGCCGATTTCGGCGGCGAAGTTGAGCGCATTCTCTCGATGGTGGACGGCGCGATCGTGCTGGTCGATGCTTCGGAAGGTCCGATGCCGCAGACGAAGTTCGTTGTCGGCAAGGCGCTGAAGGTCGGTCTTCGTCCCATCGTCGCGATCAACAAGATCGACCGTCCGGATGGCCGCCACGAGGAAGTGATCAACGAAGTCTTCGACCTGTTTGCAAACCTCGACGCGACCGACGAACAGCTCGACTTCCCGATCCTTTACGGTTCTGGCCGTGACGGCTGGATGAACGTCAACCCGGAAGGTCCGAAGGATCAGGGCCTCGCACCGCTTCTCGACCTCGTGCTCGAGCATGTTCCGGAGCCGACCGTTCACGAAGGTCCGTTCACGATGATCGGCACGATCCTCGAAGCCAACCCCTTCCTCGGCCGTATCATCACCGGCCGCATCAATTCCGGTTCGATCAAGCCGAACCAGCCGGTCAAGGTTCTGCATGCCGACGGCAAGACGATCGAGACCGGCCGCATCTCCAAGATCCTCGCTTTCCGCGGTATCGAGCGTCAGCCGATCGAAGAGGCGCATGCAGGCGATATCATCGCGATCGCCGGCCTCTCTAAGGGCACGGTTGCCGATACTTTCTGCGACCCGTCGATCACCGAGCCGCTGCAGGCCCAGCCGATCGATCCGCCGACGGTCACCATGTCCTTCATCGTCAACGATAGCCCCTATGCCGGCACAGAAGGCGACAAGGTCACCTCGCGCGTCATCCGTGACCGTCTGTTCAAGGAAGCTGAAGGCAACGTTGCGCTGAAGATCGAAGAATCCTCCGAAAAGGATTCGTTCTTCGTATCCGGCCGCGGCGAATTGCAGCTTGCGGTTCTGATCGAGACAATGCGCCGCGAAGGCTTCGAGCTGGCCGTTTCGCGTCCGCGCGTCGTCATGCACAAGGACGAAGCAACGGGCGAGATGCTCGAGCCGATCGAAGAAGTCGTCATCGACGTCGATGAAGAGCATTCGGGCGTCGTGGTGCAGAAGATGTCGGAGCGCAAGGCCGAAATGGTCGAGCTGCGTCCGTCGGGCGGCAACCGCGTCCGTCTTGTCTTCTTCGCACCGACCCGCGGCCTGATCGGCTACCAGTCAGAATTGCTCACCGATACGCGCGGCACGGCCGTGATGAACCGCCTCTTCCACGACTATCAGCCGTACAAGGGTGAGATCGGCGGCCGCGTCAACGGCGTGTTGCTTGCCAACGACTCCGGCGAAGCTGTGGCCTATGCTCTCTTCAATCTGGAAGACCGCGGTCCGATGATCATCGACGCCGGCGAAAAGGTCTATGCCGGCATGATCATCGGCATTCACAGCAGAGACAACGACCTCGAAGTGAACGTGCTGAAGGGCAAGAAGCTGACGAACATCCGCGCCGCCGGCAAGGACGAAGCCGTCAAGCTCACGCCGCCGATCCGCATGACGCTCGACCGCGCGCTGTCCTGGATCCAGGATGACGAGCTGGTCGAAGTGACGCCGAAGTCGATCCGTCTGCGCAAGATGTATCTCGACCCGAACGAGCGTAAGCGTTTCGAAAAGGCACGCTACGCCTAA
- a CDS encoding SDR family NAD(P)-dependent oxidoreductase → MTNIQEILKKPNVAVITGGASGIGLAAAKRFAKAGMSVVIADLDGDRLATARGELEAIAGQERVMAVETDVSDKSSLEAFEQAVVQRFGRVHVLMNNAGIGPETSIFSAQANWDSILGVNLLGVINGTRVFGAKMLAHGEPGLIINTGSKQGITTPPGNPAYNVSKAGVKVFTEALEHELRNTEGSKISAHLLIPGFVFTGLTKGDRTEKPAAAWTPEQTVDFMIESLERGDFYILCPDNDVARPLDERRMAWAIGDIIENRPPLSRWHKDYADRFKAFLEEKR, encoded by the coding sequence GTGACGAATATTCAGGAGATTCTCAAGAAGCCCAATGTTGCGGTGATCACCGGCGGCGCATCCGGCATCGGCCTTGCGGCGGCAAAGCGCTTTGCCAAGGCAGGTATGAGCGTCGTCATCGCCGACCTCGATGGCGACCGGCTGGCGACGGCTCGTGGCGAACTCGAAGCCATTGCCGGCCAGGAGCGTGTGATGGCAGTCGAGACGGACGTTTCCGACAAGTCTTCGCTGGAGGCGTTCGAACAAGCTGTCGTTCAGCGCTTCGGCCGCGTCCATGTGCTGATGAACAACGCCGGCATCGGTCCGGAAACCTCGATCTTCAGCGCTCAGGCAAACTGGGACAGCATCCTCGGCGTCAATCTCCTCGGCGTCATCAATGGCACGCGGGTCTTCGGAGCAAAGATGCTGGCACATGGTGAGCCCGGGCTCATCATCAACACCGGCTCCAAGCAGGGCATCACGACTCCTCCGGGCAATCCTGCCTACAATGTGTCGAAAGCAGGCGTGAAGGTTTTCACCGAAGCCCTCGAGCACGAACTGCGCAATACCGAAGGCTCGAAGATATCTGCCCACCTTCTGATCCCGGGCTTTGTCTTCACCGGCCTTACAAAGGGTGACCGCACCGAAAAGCCCGCGGCCGCCTGGACACCGGAACAGACCGTCGATTTCATGATCGAAAGCCTGGAGCGCGGCGATTTCTATATCCTCTGCCCGGACAACGACGTCGCCCGCCCCCTTGACGAGCGCCGCATGGCCTGGGCGATCGGCGACATCATCGAAAACCGCCCGCCGCTTTCGCGCTGGCACAAGGATTATGCCGACCGGTTCAAGGCCTTCCTTGAAGAAAAGCGATAG
- a CDS encoding DUF167 domain-containing protein, with product MNSAWKIFDNHIRLAVRLTPNGGRDAIDGIEADAEGECHIKIRVAAIPEKGKANQALIALLSKALGIPKSSIQLMSGDTSRKKVLRIDGGPEDLMERLEKLLKL from the coding sequence GTGAACTCCGCCTGGAAGATATTCGATAATCATATACGCCTCGCCGTTCGGTTGACCCCGAATGGCGGGCGCGACGCGATCGATGGTATCGAGGCCGATGCCGAAGGCGAGTGCCACATTAAGATCCGTGTCGCAGCGATTCCTGAGAAGGGAAAAGCCAACCAGGCGCTGATTGCGCTTCTGTCCAAAGCGCTCGGCATTCCGAAATCCTCGATACAATTGATGTCAGGCGATACATCGCGCAAAAAAGTCCTCCGGATCGATGGCGGTCCGGAGGACTTGATGGAAAGGCTCGAAAAGCTTCTGAAGCTATAG
- the ppa gene encoding inorganic diphosphatase, whose protein sequence is MRIDAISIGKNPPEDVNVIVEVPVGGHPIKYEMDKEAGTLVVDRFLYTPMTYPGNYGFVPHTLSEDGDPIDVLIASTRPLVPGCVINVRPIGVLKMEDNSGKDEKIIAVPSPALTLRYEKVRDYTDLPEITLKQIEHFFEHYKDLEPGKWVKIFGWGDSKEAGQLILEAVERAKKAT, encoded by the coding sequence ATGCGCATCGACGCCATTTCCATCGGCAAGAATCCTCCGGAAGATGTCAACGTCATCGTTGAAGTTCCGGTCGGCGGTCACCCCATCAAGTATGAAATGGACAAGGAAGCCGGCACGCTGGTCGTCGACCGCTTCCTCTACACGCCGATGACCTATCCGGGCAACTACGGCTTCGTGCCGCATACGCTTTCGGAAGACGGCGATCCGATCGATGTCCTAATCGCCAGCACGCGTCCGCTGGTTCCGGGCTGCGTCATCAATGTCCGCCCGATCGGTGTTTTGAAGATGGAAGACAATTCGGGCAAGGACGAGAAGATCATCGCCGTCCCGTCGCCGGCACTTACGCTGCGCTACGAGAAGGTGAGGGACTACACCGACCTTCCTGAGATTACCTTGAAGCAGATCGAACACTTCTTCGAGCACTACAAGGACCTGGAGCCCGGCAAGTGGGTGAAGATTTTCGGCTGGGGCGATTCGAAGGAAGCCGGGCAGCTGATCCTCGAAGCCGTTGAGCGCGCCAAGAAGGCGACGTAA
- a CDS encoding alkaline phosphatase D family protein, with protein sequence MKLTDTTRRRFLSSIGAVGGFAAASLVMPYYARGSSSRPIFTSGVQSGDVDATSGMIWTRVDRPSRLFVEYSTSDKFANAVRLAPIDVTPETDLAGKLLLRDLPPDHDIFYRFVAADLQDVNSVSERIHGQFRTAPSNRRTIRFAWSGDTAGQGWGIDDEGMRTYQTIAYHRPDFMIHSGDTIYADNPVPDEIRLRDGGLWKNRIVTEEKRDIAQTLDQFRGQWKYNLLDEHVKELNAVCPVFYQWDDHEVLNNWSPSTDLRGNDRYKEKSVLTLATRASRAFHEMTPIRYVAADPGRIYRKVSYGPLLDIFFVDLRSYRGPNDHGLDQVLTAKSRILGEGQVAWLKRELVRSTATWKVIACDMPVGLVIWDDYGKREGSESFSNGDNGAPLGRELEFADLLRFIRDAAISNIVWLTADVHYTAAHYYNPAKAKFREFLPFWEFVSGPLHSGTYGAQELDMTFGPDVRFIKAAPGGADSNLPPSAGLQFFGLVEIDGQTEQMTVRLMDRNDTELWRTVIDPQHVT encoded by the coding sequence ATGAAACTGACGGACACGACGCGCCGCCGCTTCCTTTCCTCGATCGGCGCAGTCGGCGGCTTTGCGGCAGCCAGCCTCGTGATGCCATATTACGCGCGAGGATCTTCGAGCCGCCCCATCTTCACGTCAGGCGTTCAATCCGGTGATGTAGACGCAACGTCGGGCATGATATGGACGCGTGTCGACCGGCCATCGCGGCTCTTCGTCGAATATTCGACGAGCGACAAATTCGCGAATGCCGTCAGGTTGGCCCCGATCGACGTCACACCGGAGACCGATCTTGCGGGTAAGCTGCTGCTGCGGGATCTGCCGCCGGACCATGACATCTTCTACAGGTTTGTGGCCGCCGACCTGCAGGACGTCAACAGCGTCTCCGAACGAATTCACGGCCAGTTCCGCACCGCGCCTTCCAACAGGCGGACGATCCGCTTCGCATGGTCAGGCGATACGGCGGGGCAGGGATGGGGGATCGACGACGAGGGTATGCGTACCTATCAGACCATCGCCTATCACCGCCCCGATTTCATGATCCATTCCGGCGATACGATCTATGCCGACAATCCAGTGCCGGACGAGATCCGGTTGCGTGACGGCGGACTCTGGAAGAACAGGATCGTGACCGAGGAGAAGCGCGACATCGCGCAAACGCTCGATCAGTTTCGCGGACAGTGGAAATACAATCTGCTCGACGAACATGTGAAGGAACTGAATGCAGTCTGTCCGGTCTTCTATCAATGGGACGACCACGAGGTTTTAAACAACTGGTCGCCTTCGACCGACCTTCGCGGTAATGATCGCTACAAGGAAAAGTCCGTTTTGACGCTGGCAACTCGGGCAAGCCGCGCCTTCCATGAGATGACGCCAATCCGCTACGTTGCCGCCGACCCAGGGCGCATCTACCGGAAAGTCTCATATGGTCCGCTGCTCGATATCTTCTTCGTCGATCTGCGATCCTATCGGGGGCCGAACGACCATGGCCTGGATCAGGTCCTGACAGCGAAGTCCCGCATCCTTGGCGAAGGGCAGGTCGCATGGCTGAAGCGCGAACTGGTGCGCTCGACGGCAACATGGAAGGTGATTGCCTGCGATATGCCGGTCGGACTCGTCATCTGGGATGATTATGGAAAGCGGGAAGGCAGCGAGTCCTTCTCTAACGGCGACAATGGAGCGCCGCTCGGGCGAGAGTTAGAATTTGCTGATCTGCTGCGCTTCATCCGCGACGCGGCGATTTCGAACATCGTCTGGCTGACGGCTGACGTCCACTACACTGCGGCGCATTATTACAATCCGGCCAAGGCGAAATTCCGGGAGTTCTTGCCGTTCTGGGAATTCGTCTCCGGGCCGTTGCATTCCGGGACCTACGGAGCGCAGGAGCTCGACATGACCTTCGGCCCAGACGTGCGGTTCATCAAGGCCGCGCCTGGCGGTGCGGACTCCAATCTGCCACCGTCTGCTGGCCTTCAGTTCTTCGGACTGGTCGAAATCGACGGGCAGACCGAGCAGATGACCGTGCGGCTGATGGACAGAAACGATACCGAACTCTGGCGGACGGTCATCGACCCCCAACATGTGACCTAG
- a CDS encoding argininosuccinate synthase yields MASKKDVKKVVLAYSGGLDTSIILKWLQTELGAEVVTFTADLGQGEELEPARKKAEMLGIKEIYVEDVREEFVKDFVFPMFRANAVYEGVYLLGTSIARPLISKHLIDIARKTGADAIAHGATGKGNDQVRFELSAYALNPDIKIIAPWRDWAFKSRTELLAFAEQHQIPVAKDKKGEAPFSVDANLLHSSSEGKVLEDPAQEAPEYVHMRTISPETAPDKATVIKVGFEKGDAVSINGVRMSPATLLATLNSYGRDNGIGRLDLVENRFVGMKSRGVYETPGGTILLSAHRAIESITLDRGAAHLKDEMMPRYAELIYYGFWFSPEREMLQALIDKSQEHVEGEVTLKLYKGNVMVIGRESPKSLYSDKLVTFEDDQGAYDQKDAAGFIKLNALRLRTLAKRNLKS; encoded by the coding sequence ATGGCATCTAAGAAAGACGTGAAAAAAGTCGTGCTCGCCTATTCCGGCGGTCTCGATACCTCAATCATCCTGAAGTGGCTGCAGACCGAGCTCGGCGCCGAAGTCGTGACTTTCACGGCCGACCTTGGGCAGGGTGAAGAGCTCGAACCGGCGCGCAAGAAGGCCGAGATGCTCGGCATCAAGGAAATCTACGTCGAGGACGTGCGCGAAGAGTTCGTAAAGGACTTCGTCTTCCCGATGTTCCGCGCCAATGCTGTCTATGAGGGCGTCTATCTGCTTGGCACGTCGATCGCCCGACCGCTGATTTCCAAGCACCTGATCGATATCGCCCGCAAGACCGGCGCCGACGCGATCGCCCATGGCGCGACCGGCAAGGGCAACGACCAGGTCCGCTTCGAGCTTTCCGCCTACGCGCTGAACCCGGATATCAAGATCATCGCGCCGTGGCGCGACTGGGCGTTCAAGAGCCGCACCGAGCTGCTGGCATTTGCCGAACAGCACCAGATCCCGGTTGCCAAGGACAAGAAGGGTGAAGCGCCGTTCTCCGTCGACGCCAACCTGCTGCACTCGTCCTCCGAGGGCAAGGTTCTTGAGGATCCGGCGCAGGAAGCCCCGGAATACGTGCATATGCGCACGATCTCTCCGGAAACCGCGCCCGACAAGGCAACCGTCATCAAGGTCGGTTTCGAGAAGGGCGACGCAGTTTCGATCAACGGCGTTCGCATGAGCCCGGCGACACTGCTCGCCACGCTCAACAGCTATGGCCGTGACAACGGCATCGGCCGTCTGGACCTCGTCGAAAACCGTTTCGTCGGCATGAAGTCGCGCGGCGTCTATGAGACGCCCGGCGGCACGATCCTGCTTTCGGCGCATCGCGCGATCGAATCGATCACGCTCGACCGCGGTGCAGCACATCTCAAGGATGAGATGATGCCGCGTTACGCAGAGCTGATCTATTATGGCTTCTGGTTCTCGCCGGAGCGGGAAATGCTGCAGGCGCTGATCGACAAGAGCCAGGAGCATGTCGAAGGCGAAGTGACGCTGAAGCTCTACAAGGGCAATGTCATGGTTATCGGTCGCGAGAGCCCGAAGTCGCTTTATTCCGACAAGCTGGTCACCTTCGAGGACGACCAGGGTGCCTACGACCAGAAGGATGCGGCGGGCTTCATCAAGCTGAACGCACTGCGCCTGCGCACACTCGCCAAGCGCAACCTCAAGAGCTAA
- a CDS encoding M3 family metallopeptidase codes for MPSTQEFNPALVNWNGLHGLPRFEALNDGDFAAAFDAALASHEVEIDAIAGNVEEPTFENTIVALEIAGDELSRVSALFWNRAGAHTNDTIQALERDISPKMSRHYSKIGMNAALFARIDTLWEDRESLGLTLEQTRVLERHWKSFVKSGAKLAKAEQEKLAAINEKLAGLSTQFGQNVLADEKNWSLILCEGPELAGLPDFLKDAMAAAARERGEEGKFAVTLSRSIIEPFLTFSERRDLREQAFKAWVARGENGGETDNRGIIRETLTLRGEVAKLLGYGNFAELKLDNTMAKTPAAVNHLLRAVWARAVKRALDEEADIARLIAEDGKNHEVMPWDWRYYAEKIRAQRFNFSEAELKPYLQLEKIIDACFDVAGRLFGIRAVEKKGIAAYHPDVRVFEIRDSEDKLVALFLGDYFARSSKRSGAWMSAFQSQHKLPMKNGHQGELPIIYNVCNFAKPAEGRPALLSLDDARTLFHEFGHALHGMLSNVTYPTVSGTAVSRDFVELPSQLYEHWLTVPAILKQYAVHFETGGPMPQELLDKVLAARTFNAGFNTVEFTSSAIVDMEFHTRGAVEDPMAVQNQVLAELGMPKSLVMRHASPHFQHIFSGGYSAGYYSYMWSEVLDADAFAAFEETGDAFNSEMAQKLKDNIYSSGGSIDPEDAYKGFRGKLPSPEAMLVKKGLATFEELSGSDA; via the coding sequence ATGCCTTCCACACAAGAGTTCAATCCGGCGCTTGTCAACTGGAACGGGCTTCATGGCCTGCCTCGCTTCGAGGCGCTGAACGACGGTGATTTCGCCGCTGCCTTCGATGCCGCTCTCGCATCTCATGAAGTGGAGATCGACGCGATCGCCGGAAACGTGGAAGAGCCCACATTCGAGAATACGATCGTCGCCCTGGAGATTGCAGGCGACGAGCTTTCGCGTGTTTCGGCGCTGTTCTGGAACCGGGCGGGGGCCCACACGAACGATACAATCCAGGCACTGGAGCGCGATATATCGCCAAAAATGTCGCGCCACTATTCCAAGATCGGAATGAACGCTGCGCTTTTTGCACGTATCGATACGCTCTGGGAGGATAGGGAAAGTCTCGGACTGACACTTGAGCAGACACGTGTGCTGGAGCGTCACTGGAAGAGCTTTGTAAAATCCGGCGCCAAGCTGGCGAAGGCCGAGCAGGAGAAGCTTGCGGCAATCAACGAAAAGCTTGCAGGCTTGAGCACGCAGTTCGGACAGAACGTGCTGGCCGACGAAAAGAACTGGTCGCTGATCCTCTGCGAAGGACCCGAGCTCGCAGGCCTTCCGGATTTCCTGAAGGACGCCATGGCGGCGGCAGCGCGCGAGCGCGGCGAAGAGGGAAAGTTTGCGGTCACTCTGTCGCGCTCGATCATCGAACCGTTCCTGACCTTTTCCGAACGGCGCGATCTGCGCGAGCAGGCCTTCAAGGCATGGGTCGCACGCGGCGAGAACGGGGGCGAGACGGATAATCGCGGCATCATCCGCGAGACGCTGACCCTTCGCGGAGAAGTCGCGAAGCTTCTCGGATATGGCAATTTTGCGGAACTGAAACTCGACAACACGATGGCAAAGACGCCAGCTGCGGTAAACCATCTGCTGCGCGCCGTCTGGGCAAGAGCCGTCAAACGGGCGCTTGATGAAGAGGCGGATATCGCAAGGCTGATCGCCGAGGATGGCAAGAACCATGAGGTCATGCCCTGGGATTGGCGCTACTATGCCGAAAAGATCAGGGCGCAGAGGTTCAATTTTTCCGAAGCCGAACTGAAGCCCTATCTGCAGCTCGAAAAAATCATCGATGCCTGCTTTGATGTCGCCGGCCGACTCTTCGGCATTCGTGCCGTCGAGAAGAAGGGGATTGCCGCCTATCACCCGGATGTGCGCGTCTTTGAAATTCGCGATAGCGAAGACAAGCTGGTTGCGCTTTTCCTGGGGGATTATTTTGCCCGCAGTTCCAAGCGCTCCGGCGCCTGGATGAGCGCGTTCCAATCCCAGCATAAACTCCCAATGAAGAATGGGCATCAGGGCGAACTGCCGATCATCTACAACGTGTGCAACTTCGCAAAACCGGCCGAGGGCAGGCCGGCACTGCTTTCGCTGGACGATGCGCGCACACTCTTCCACGAATTCGGCCATGCGCTGCATGGCATGCTTTCGAACGTGACCTATCCCACTGTGTCGGGCACCGCCGTTTCGCGCGACTTCGTGGAACTGCCATCTCAGCTTTACGAGCACTGGCTGACAGTTCCCGCAATTCTCAAGCAATATGCCGTGCATTTCGAAACCGGCGGACCTATGCCGCAGGAACTGCTCGACAAGGTGCTTGCGGCCCGCACCTTCAATGCCGGGTTCAACACGGTCGAGTTCACCTCCTCGGCGATTGTCGATATGGAGTTTCACACGCGCGGCGCTGTGGAAGACCCGATGGCGGTGCAAAATCAGGTGCTCGCCGAACTCGGGATGCCGAAGTCGCTCGTGATGCGCCATGCCTCGCCGCACTTCCAGCACATCTTCTCCGGCGGTTATTCGGCAGGCTACTATTCCTATATGTGGTCGGAAGTGCTCGATGCAGATGCTTTCGCCGCTTTCGAGGAAACCGGCGACGCCTTCAACAGTGAGATGGCGCAAAAGCTCAAGGACAACATCTATTCCAGCGGCGGCTCGATCGATCCGGAAGACGCCTATAAGGGATTCCGCGGCAAGTTGCCGAGCCCCGAGGCAATGCTCGTCAAGAAGGGCCTTGCAACATTCGAAGAGCTTTCGGGCAGCGACGCGTAA
- a CDS encoding YggT family protein, with protein MIALFQTIDLALNLYTWVLIASAIFSWLYAFNVINSSNQFVNSVGMFLYNVTEPLLRPIRRLLPNLGGIDISPIILLLIIFFLRSLMWNTIFPLVA; from the coding sequence ATGATTGCCCTCTTTCAAACCATTGATTTGGCTTTGAATCTTTATACTTGGGTGCTGATTGCGAGTGCCATTTTCTCCTGGCTTTACGCCTTCAACGTCATCAATTCCTCGAACCAGTTCGTCAATTCGGTCGGCATGTTCCTCTATAATGTCACCGAGCCGCTGCTGCGGCCGATTCGCCGGCTGCTGCCGAATCTCGGCGGCATCGACATTTCGCCGATCATTCTGCTGCTGATTATCTTCTTCCTGCGCTCCCTGATGTGGAACACCATTTTCCCGCTGGTGGCGTGA
- a CDS encoding GNAT family N-acetyltransferase, which yields MKTLSIDVRRAEPHDAQAISEVHRLAWQHTYAGIIPHRALTQMIERRGENWWRKATRGPATLLVLDVAGTVAGYATLGLNRARALPQEGEIYELYLRPEYQGIGLGRMLFGEARRLLKSLGCKGLVVWCLEENENASQFYRGHGGVDFCEGMESFDHRQLKKIGFIWN from the coding sequence ATGAAGACGTTGTCGATCGATGTCCGGCGGGCAGAACCGCATGATGCCCAAGCCATTTCCGAGGTGCATCGCCTCGCCTGGCAGCACACTTATGCCGGGATCATTCCGCATCGCGCTCTGACGCAGATGATCGAACGCCGGGGAGAGAACTGGTGGCGCAAGGCGACGCGCGGCCCGGCAACCCTCCTCGTTCTCGATGTTGCCGGCACGGTCGCAGGTTATGCCACACTTGGCCTCAATCGGGCCCGAGCGCTGCCGCAGGAAGGCGAGATCTACGAGCTCTATCTTCGTCCGGAGTACCAGGGCATTGGTCTTGGGCGCATGCTGTTCGGCGAGGCTCGGCGACTCCTGAAATCACTCGGCTGCAAGGGACTGGTGGTCTGGTGCCTGGAGGAAAACGAAAATGCCAGCCAGTTCTATCGTGGCCATGGCGGCGTTGACTTCTGCGAAGGCATGGAAAGCTTCGACCACAGGCAGCTGAAGAAAATCGGCTTCATTTGGAACTGA